The Triticum urartu cultivar G1812 chromosome 5, Tu2.1, whole genome shotgun sequence genome contains the following window.
TCATGATCTTGTGTTTTCAGTTGTCACTGACTAGGTGACTATGCTATTGGTCGGTACATTTATATGCGATGGCATGATTATTTTTGACCTTCTAATGAGAGCTGCAGAAAATGTATTTATCATAGGTTGTGATTTAGCTGCCCTCATGACTTTTGGCGGTACAAGCCCTGTATTTTCAGCATCTTCGCCTGTCTGTTGCTGTTTCCATAGTTACAGTTATGATGTGCTACCTTTTGCGCAAACAAAATATTTGCGCTCAAATGCCTGTAAGTATTACCTAGGGATGCAGGGCGGCGCCCGATCCACCCCGCTTCCCGTTCAAAACGAGAAAAAACTGTTTTAGCTGGATTAGAGCACATTACAGTAATTTGTAAGAGCACATTACAGTAATTTGTACTAGCTGGCGCTTTTGCGGGACGCCGTTCTGCATCCCTAATTATTACTTATACAAATATCATGTAAGCATCAACCCCTGCATGCTGAGCTCTATAAAAGGTTAATGTAACAACAACTTCTTCTCAGGGTTTAAGCAGCATGAAGAATTTGTTCTAGTGATCCAAGCAGCGAACATTTTGCTGCAGAGGATTCAGGACATAACTTAGTTTTCTGTTTAACTCAAATGATGTCATGATTTTTCAACATAACTTACCTGCATATTGTTGTTTGGGAACCTGCCCTATATGAGCAACAAGAACACAGAGAAGGTAGACTTTACATACAACCACAAAGAACTTGGTGGACATATCCATCAAGCCCAGAACTTTCTGGCAACATTCCCTCACATTTTTTCCATAACGAAATATCAAAAGGCATCATAGTATATATTGATCAGAATAAATTGTCTCGCATACGCCAAGCATAGGTTACATAATTTGATAGAAATAAATTGGTCCAAAAGTAATTCACATGGCTTGGCTTTGAAAGTATATGCAGATTATTTTCAGCAAAATTTCCTCACGTGTCTCTGAAACAAAATGATCAAATGCACCAGGTAACATTACTGTAATAAAATGTCCTGTCTTTTCATTTTCTTCTTGTGTAATAAGCACTTCTCTTCTTTGACCTCACATGATATATCAGTCCTCATACCTGATAGCAACAGTTCTGGGCAGTTATCTCCTGAATCCATGATTGCATCTTCATTGAAATCAGCAGCCTACATCATGTGAAGACAAAAGGCATAGGTAGTTACAGAACCTACAAAAATGAACTGAAAATTTTATACCGAGCAGAGCAAAGAATATATATACAATGAGAACAACGCTACGGAAAATATGCAACTAACAGATTATATTATCAATGGATACAGACCATACATAAAACTCACAACAATTGAACAAAAGCAGTCAGCAACAGGATAACTGGGACTAAACTGAATTTTGCAGATGTGATGTTCCATTCCAGGTAGGATGTGGCCGTTTACCAGATATTACAAGTTCATTTCAGGGTCGGTCTACCAGTTCAACCTTCAAGTATTGCTGTTCTTTTGTACCTTGAAGTCCAGTTATTCGAGGATACATCAGGCTAATTTCTCAGCGACTCCTAAACGGACCCCAGTTCTGATACTTGAGATCCAACTGATTTATTGTAATAGTTTCTCTGCATTTCCCCCAGGAACCCAAGTTCTAAAACTCCAGGTCTAATATGATGTTTGTAGTTCTCCAGAGCACCAGAAGTACACAAGAAAACAGTACATGTCTATCCATTCCATTCTACCGATTTGATTACTTTGTCTCATTGTTTGATGTAGCTTTCTGCTACTTAATCCACTACTCATCAGGCAAGATTTTGTCAGAATAACCCCACTAAAACTAGCCAGTAAAAAGATATAAACAATAACATGGTATGAATGAAATAGCCAGTCAAGAATAAGTACATGCCAAACTTGCGTTTTACCTTTGCCGTTTTTTTTTTGCAGAATGCAAATGAGGCTACTTTAAACCCATATGGAACTGCTTTGACCAGCATACCAAATAGTTGCGTGCCAGCCAAATATGTTCACAAATCACAGGTGCCAACCATTAGCACGACAATAGTTGCGTGAATTAGCAAGTGTGCGCCCATGTTTGATTTTCTTTGACAAATTGTATGCAGTCTCCACTTTGTTCATCTCCAGCAGCCTGTCGTTCAGTTTGCTATAAACAACTCTCCCTAGACAGAAGCCTTTCCTTAGTGATTCCTCCACCACGGAAACAGCAGCATCAACCTTACCCACATTGCAAAGCCCATTTACAATAAACTCATAAATTTCTTTATCGGATGGATACCCGCTCTCTTGCATCTCCTCCCAAATGTTCAACACTGTCCCGCTTTTCCCAAACCTGGCAAGCCTTTCAAGCAGAAGCTTGTATGCTTTCAAGGATGTCGTACATCCAGCCTTCCTACTCTTTTGGTAGATCATCAAGGCAGCGTGAGGAGGCCCAAACGTGCAAAGTGGCTCGATGAATGATGTAATTACCCCTGTATCTGGCAGAATACCTTGAGCCAACATGTCATCAAACATTTGAAGTGCATCAGCCACCCTGCGTGCTTTCAGATGGACTCTAATCATCTTGCAGTATGTGTCACTGTTTGGAGGGCAATTGTTGTCCACCATATCCTTGTAATACTTGATGGACCTGTCCAAATCCCCCAGTGAAATAAAATTGAAAACAAGTGCATTGTAGGCCATCGTAGTTGGACCGTATCCCTCTTGCACCattttctcaaacaccctgaGTGCCTCCTCGCCCTGCCCTGCCCTCCCCAATGCCTCAATGAGATGGCAATGCGAAACATCATCGGGCACTAGCCCATCCTCCAGCATCATTGCCCAGAAATGCTCCAGCTTATCAACCCTCCCAAACCTCGCCCAACCGCCAAGCACATCATTGTACACTTGTTTATCAAGACTGAATGGTTGTCCACGGGCGGCTTGTACGAGCGAGCTGGCAATGCCGACATGTGACCTCCGGCAGAGGCATTCGATGAGAGCAGAGAAGGCCTCCTTTCTGTTGCAAGTTTGCCCAATTCCTAACCCAGATTGGTCGCTCTCGAGCAGTTGGACGGCCTTGTTGACCTGCCTGGCGGCAACCAGAGTATCCATGATGATCTGCAGCGTGGTTAAGTCCGGAAAGATGCCATTTTTCCGCATCACCTCCAGGGCAGGCTCGACAGAGCTGAAGAACTTCCTCCTGCCCAGAGCCCTGATGACGATGTTGCAGGACTGTACGGAAGGGGGGAGCTTGGCGCTGGAGATGGCCCAGtcgaggaggtcgacggtggcggaGCCGCTGAGGTTGCCGCGGCCGACCACATCGGAGAGAACCTCGGGGGAGAGGGCGTCGATGCCCGTGGAGGAGAGGGCTCGGTGGAGGGCGGCGCGGCCGGGGGGCTTCTGGAGGAAGACCCCGCGGAGGCGGTCCGCCGGGGACAGGAGGGTGGTGGTAGGAGGAGGATGGGGAGGAGCTGCTCCTGGATCGAGATTGCGGTTAATTGGCTGAAGGGGAGCGGGGGCTGGGGCTGATTTGCTAGGGTTAGTGGCGGAGAGGAGGCGGATGGAGGAGACGACCATGTCCGCGGCGGAGGAGGAATAGCTGAGGCTACGATGGAGAAGGTGGCGGGCCATTTGGAGGCTCACCGGAGTTTGGAAGGTCAAGGTCGTgtccggcagcggcggcggaAGTTGCTAGAGTGAAGTCTGAGGTCGACTTGCCTCGACTTAGCCACTCACAGCCATCGGATTAGGAGTCGACGAACCAGATCGATGAACCGGGAAAAAAACTCGGAAGCAAAATTTATTTTTCAGATACCTACTTTTGAAAAACAATTGGATAAGCGTAAATTTATTTTTCAAATACACGTTGATTTTAATTAAATGGTACGAATTTTTTTCAGCTGTGGGAACATTTTTTCTACACTGTAcaatttttttt
Protein-coding sequences here:
- the LOC125511300 gene encoding putative pentatricopeptide repeat-containing protein At5g43820, coding for MARHLLHRSLSYSSSAADMVVSSIRLLSATNPSKSAPAPAPLQPINRNLDPGAAPPHPPPTTTLLSPADRLRGVFLQKPPGRAALHRALSSTGIDALSPEVLSDVVGRGNLSGSATVDLLDWAISSAKLPPSVQSCNIVIRALGRRKFFSSVEPALEVMRKNGIFPDLTTLQIIMDTLVAARQVNKAVQLLESDQSGLGIGQTCNRKEAFSALIECLCRRSHVGIASSLVQAARGQPFSLDKQVYNDVLGGWARFGRVDKLEHFWAMMLEDGLVPDDVSHCHLIEALGRAGQGEEALRVFEKMVQEGYGPTTMAYNALVFNFISLGDLDRSIKYYKDMVDNNCPPNSDTYCKMIRVHLKARRVADALQMFDDMLAQGILPDTGVITSFIEPLCTFGPPHAALMIYQKSRKAGCTTSLKAYKLLLERLARFGKSGTVLNIWEEMQESGYPSDKEIYEFIVNGLCNVGKVDAAVSVVEESLRKGFCLGRVVYSKLNDRLLEMNKVETAYNLSKKIKHGRTLANSRNYCRANGWHL